The Agelaius phoeniceus isolate bAgePho1 chromosome 2, bAgePho1.hap1, whole genome shotgun sequence region CAGCAAATCTTACTCAGAGAAGAGAAACTGCATGGCAGCAACAACCCAGCCCCTCCCTCAGCTGTGACAAAATGCTCAGAATTTCTGAGGTTCAAACACAGTCAGTTCATGCCCATCATAGAACTCTCTCAGTTGGTTTGACTCATATTTTATGGAAGGTTGTTCCATTTGCATCCCAGGCTCCAGAGCGTTCTGCCCTACTATTTTAAGGTTCAccacttttattttccaggtgTTATTCCTCATGGGGCAGCTGATGAGCCCAAAGATCTGCTCAAAGACACCCAAACAAGTGTTGTCTCTGTGAACTGTgccagccactgccaccagcaccaatCCATGAGGGGACATGGCACATTTCAGGCCACTGGAATGCAAATTTGGGTTGAAGAGGAGACATTCTTCTTTAACCAAGGACAGCAGGCGCAGGCTCACCATGTCTGCACCCACATACTGTTCCACGTTTTTTTCCAAAGTGTTGTAACAGAACTTCAGTTTGGCATCCTCCCAGAAATGCTGTGGTCCCCATGTTGCTTCAGATTTTACTCCCAAAGGGTGCTGAGAGTTCAGGAGTTCAAAGTACCACTGGCAGAATTCTCCTCCTAGGCCAACAATGTCATCTTGTGGTGACTTCTGTCCATTTCCATAACTCTGCAGTCaagcaaattttt contains the following coding sequences:
- the C2H3orf38 gene encoding uncharacterized protein C3orf38 homolog: MAGPGLSERERAGCRDLLELLHTEELLALTDTVTNRLVHPESRQEAIHAILVYSQNVEELLRRRKVYREIIFKYLAAQGISVPPSSEKHVLIERVRQLWSGQLTARAPEPGHRKPPAQSYGNGQKSPQDDIVGLGGEFCQWYFELLNSQHPLGVKSEATWGPQHFWEDAKLKFCYNTLEKNVEQYVGADMVSLRLLSLVKEECLLFNPNLHSSGLKCAMSPHGLVLVAVAGTVHRDNTCLGVFEQIFGLISCPMRNNTWKIKVVNLKIVGQNALEPGMQMEQPSIKYESNQLREFYDGHELTVFEPQKF